In the Deinococcus aerolatus genome, one interval contains:
- the dnaE gene encoding DNA polymerase III subunit alpha: MTAPADPTKSHIHLPDGSCCAPTQYSGRFAHLHQHTQYSLLDGAAKLKDLLKWVKEVTPEGQDAACAMTDHGNMHGAVHFYNYAQAAQVKPILGYEAYVVPGMGTRRDKKPGVSGEKGIFHLTLLARDFEGYQNLCRLSSRGYTEGYYYKPRIDHELLTEHHKGIIAFSGCLGSEVQQLLMQGREAEAKQRLLWYRDLFGENYFIEIQDHGLPEQARNNPILKAWAQELGIGMVATNDGHYVKKSDATAHETLLAIQTKATLADENRFKFPCDEFYVKDLDEMRRALPPSEWGEEVFDNTARIADLCNVDLPVGKKRVYQMPALPIPEGRTMAEELRVQTYAGSLKRYPHHVTEALLREYAVRSLAVLEPDERERVLSRTQGCDARTCDLDTLLTLVAFLGSEWEARGKAAGEKYTLYPALEVMEKAAEEGPLPDYACTDWQRSRGEASDTAIQLDPGSEEETTCRAHHTHALVLLRRAEYELSVINNMGFPDYFLIVADYINWAKDQGISVGPGRGSGAGSLVAYAMRITNLDPLEFELLFERFLNPDRISMPDFDIDFNDARRIEVIQYVQDKYGEDKVAQIATFGTMASKACLKDVARVMGLEYAKVDKVSKLIPIKFGKSYSLEQARDAVPDIAQLLESDAQLLEAYEFAQKLEGLTRHASVHAAGVVIGRDKLTDLVPVMRDTSGMGMVCQYDMKAVEDIGLIKMDFLGLRTLSFLDEAKRIMRESQKIEIDFDAIPFDDAKTYELMSRGDTKGVFQLEGAGIADASRRLKPRRLADIIALSALYRPGPMENIPTYVRRHHGLEEVDYVRDGFPTSAQFLEKILAETYGIPVYQEQIMQIASEVAGFSLGGADLLRRAMGKKDVAEMAKQRDLFVAGAKTNEVPKDEANKLFDLLDAFANYGFNKSHSAAYGVITYQTAWLKANYPVEFMAALLTVERRDSDKVAEYISDARKMDVKVLPPDINRSAPDFAVAGEEILFGMYAIKGLGEAAVQRILEERERGGRFKSFADFCSRVDNKTCNRKALENLIKSGAFDAFGERRQLLDSMEETLAWAQGAASMISSGMDALFGLEETAPEPPLKSTFTPLTDLERLSIEKDALGLYISGHPLEQHEGLREAASCRISDLDTWFITQNVAPGKRIKAVLAGMVESVVRKPTKSGGMMARFILADESGQTELVAFSRAYDRIQEKLINDTPALVIVELESEDGGLRAIAEELVSIEQLAEVPKVMYVNIDLETASPDAVGEFQSLLDEHAGSMPTYLRLQTPEQFVVYQLDHGMGSPDAIRVLNQTFPWMDAYLAYDQQTILGRFAPKPPAWMNKQNGSGGMRA, from the coding sequence ACTTCGAGGGCTACCAGAACCTATGCCGCCTGAGCAGCCGGGGCTACACCGAGGGCTACTACTACAAGCCGCGCATCGACCACGAGCTGCTGACCGAGCACCACAAGGGCATCATCGCCTTCTCCGGCTGCCTGGGTTCGGAGGTGCAGCAACTGCTGATGCAGGGGCGCGAGGCCGAGGCCAAACAGCGTCTGCTGTGGTACCGCGACCTGTTCGGCGAGAACTACTTCATCGAGATTCAGGACCATGGGCTGCCTGAACAGGCGAGGAACAACCCGATTCTGAAAGCCTGGGCGCAGGAGCTGGGCATCGGCATGGTGGCGACGAACGACGGCCACTACGTCAAGAAGTCCGACGCCACCGCCCACGAGACGCTGCTGGCGATCCAGACGAAGGCCACGCTGGCCGACGAGAACCGCTTCAAGTTCCCCTGCGACGAGTTCTACGTCAAGGATCTGGACGAGATGCGCCGCGCCCTGCCGCCCAGCGAGTGGGGCGAGGAAGTGTTCGACAACACCGCCCGGATTGCCGACCTGTGCAACGTTGACCTCCCGGTGGGCAAGAAACGGGTGTACCAGATGCCCGCGCTGCCCATCCCGGAAGGCCGCACCATGGCCGAGGAACTGCGCGTGCAGACCTACGCCGGCAGCCTCAAGCGTTACCCGCACCACGTCACTGAGGCGCTGCTGCGCGAGTATGCCGTGCGAAGCCTGGCGGTGCTGGAGCCGGACGAGCGCGAACGCGTGCTGTCGCGCACCCAGGGCTGCGACGCCCGCACCTGTGACCTGGACACGCTGCTGACCCTGGTGGCCTTTTTAGGCAGCGAGTGGGAGGCACGCGGCAAGGCGGCGGGCGAGAAATACACCCTGTACCCGGCGCTGGAGGTGATGGAGAAAGCGGCGGAAGAAGGCCCGCTGCCCGACTACGCCTGCACCGACTGGCAGCGCAGCAGGGGCGAGGCCAGCGACACGGCCATCCAGCTCGATCCCGGCAGCGAGGAAGAAACCACCTGCCGCGCGCACCACACCCACGCCCTGGTGCTGCTGCGCCGCGCCGAGTACGAACTTTCGGTCATCAACAACATGGGCTTTCCCGACTACTTCCTGATCGTGGCCGATTACATCAACTGGGCCAAGGATCAGGGCATCAGCGTGGGGCCGGGGCGCGGGTCCGGGGCAGGCTCGCTGGTGGCCTACGCCATGCGCATCACCAACCTCGATCCGCTGGAATTCGAGCTGCTGTTCGAGCGCTTCCTGAACCCGGACCGCATCTCGATGCCCGACTTCGATATCGATTTCAACGACGCCCGCCGCATCGAGGTCATCCAGTACGTGCAGGACAAGTACGGCGAGGACAAGGTGGCGCAGATTGCCACCTTCGGGACCATGGCGAGCAAGGCCTGCCTGAAGGACGTGGCCCGCGTGATGGGCCTGGAATACGCCAAGGTGGACAAGGTCAGCAAGCTGATTCCGATCAAGTTCGGCAAGAGCTACTCTCTGGAGCAGGCCCGGGACGCCGTGCCGGACATCGCGCAATTGCTGGAAAGCGACGCGCAACTGCTGGAAGCCTACGAGTTCGCGCAGAAGCTGGAGGGGCTGACCCGCCACGCCTCGGTCCACGCCGCCGGGGTGGTGATCGGGCGCGACAAGCTGACCGACCTGGTGCCGGTGATGCGCGACACCTCCGGCATGGGCATGGTCTGCCAGTACGACATGAAGGCTGTGGAGGACATCGGCCTGATCAAGATGGACTTCCTGGGCCTGCGGACGCTGTCGTTTCTGGATGAGGCCAAGCGCATCATGCGCGAGTCGCAGAAGATCGAGATCGACTTCGACGCCATTCCCTTCGACGACGCCAAGACCTACGAGCTGATGAGCCGGGGCGACACCAAGGGCGTGTTTCAGCTGGAAGGGGCGGGCATCGCCGACGCCTCCCGCCGCCTGAAACCGCGCCGGCTGGCCGACATCATCGCCCTGAGCGCGCTGTACCGACCCGGCCCGATGGAGAACATTCCCACCTATGTTCGCCGCCACCACGGCCTGGAGGAAGTGGATTACGTGCGCGACGGCTTTCCCACCTCCGCGCAGTTTCTGGAAAAGATTCTGGCCGAAACCTATGGGATTCCGGTGTACCAGGAACAGATCATGCAGATCGCCTCTGAAGTCGCGGGCTTCAGTCTGGGCGGGGCCGATTTGCTGCGCCGCGCGATGGGCAAGAAAGACGTGGCGGAAATGGCCAAGCAGCGTGACCTGTTTGTGGCGGGTGCGAAGACCAATGAAGTTCCCAAGGACGAGGCCAACAAACTCTTTGATTTGCTGGACGCGTTCGCAAACTATGGATTCAACAAGTCGCACAGTGCCGCCTACGGGGTCATCACCTACCAGACCGCGTGGCTGAAAGCCAACTACCCCGTTGAGTTCATGGCGGCCCTGCTCACCGTAGAACGGCGCGATTCCGACAAGGTGGCCGAGTACATCAGTGACGCGCGCAAGATGGACGTGAAGGTGCTGCCGCCGGACATCAACCGCTCGGCTCCGGATTTTGCGGTGGCCGGAGAGGAAATCCTGTTCGGGATGTACGCCATCAAGGGGCTGGGCGAGGCCGCAGTGCAGCGCATCCTGGAGGAACGCGAGCGCGGCGGGCGCTTCAAGTCGTTCGCCGACTTCTGCTCCCGCGTGGACAACAAGACCTGCAACCGCAAGGCACTGGAAAACCTGATCAAGAGTGGGGCCTTCGACGCCTTCGGGGAGCGGCGGCAGCTGCTGGACAGCATGGAAGAGACGCTGGCCTGGGCGCAGGGGGCCGCCTCCATGATCAGTAGCGGCATGGACGCGCTGTTCGGGCTGGAGGAAACCGCGCCGGAGCCGCCGCTGAAATCCACTTTCACGCCCCTGACCGATCTGGAACGCCTGAGCATCGAGAAGGACGCGCTGGGCCTGTACATCTCCGGCCACCCGCTGGAGCAGCACGAGGGGCTGCGCGAGGCGGCCAGTTGCCGAATTAGTGACCTGGACACGTGGTTTATCACCCAGAACGTCGCCCCCGGCAAGCGCATTAAAGCGGTGCTGGCGGGCATGGTGGAAAGCGTGGTCCGCAAGCCCACCAAATCCGGCGGCATGATGGCCCGTTTCATCCTGGCCGACGAGTCCGGGCAGACCGAGCTGGTGGCCTTCAGCCGCGCCTATGACCGCATTCAGGAAAAGCTGATCAACGACACGCCCGCCCTGGTGATCGTGGAGCTGGAATCCGAGGACGGCGGCCTGCGCGCCATTGCCGAGGAACTGGTGAGCATCGAGCAACTGGCCGAGGTGCCGAAGGTCATGTACGTGAACATCGATCTGGAAACCGCCAGCCCGGACGCCGTGGGCGAGTTTCAGAGCCTGCTGGACGAACACGCGGGCAGCATGCCCACCTACCTGCGGCTGCAAACGCCGGAGCAGTTCGTGGTCTACCAGCTTGATCACGGCATGGGCAGCCCCGACGCGATCCGGGTGCTGAACCAGACCTTCCCGTGGATGGACGCCTATCTGGCCTACGATCAGCAGACCATCCTGGGCCGCTTCGCGCCCAAGCCCCCGGCATGGATGAACAAGCAGAACGGGAGCGGGGGGATGCGGGCGTGA